Below is a genomic region from Phragmites australis chromosome 20, lpPhrAust1.1, whole genome shotgun sequence.
TTCTGCTAGTCCCTCTCAGTTCTGACCCGCCACTTTCGGGTCTGCTATATCAAGCACAGCACAGATCAAACAATGGCAGAGGCGAGGGCAATGTCGAGGGCACCACTCTGCTCTATGTTGTTGCTTtccctgctcctcctcttctccgccTACAACGCCCCGTCCTCCGCCATGGACTGCAACCCCGACGACCGTGACGCGTTGCTAATGGTCAAGGCGGAGCTCGGCCACCCCGTCCGGCTGTCCTCGTGGCTACCGTCCACCAACTGTTGCGCGTGGGACCCCGCAGTGTTCTGCAACCAGGCCGGCCGCATCACGGGGCTGGCCCTCTTCTCCCTCGGTGCCGTCTCGACGCCCGTGCCGACGGCGCTCGGCGAGCTCACCGCGCTCGAGATCCTCCAGGTCGACTCCGTCCCCGGCCTTTCGGGCCCCATCCCGGCCTCCTTCGGCAACCTCACGCGTCTCCTCGACCTCGACATCAACGGCACCTCCATCTCCGGGCCCGTGCCGAGCTTCCTCGCCGGCGCCACCAACCTCAGCACGCTCGTCATTGCCAACAGCAAACTCGCCGGGCCCATTCCCGGGTCCCTGGCCAGCCTCCCCAACCTCAGGTACGTGGACCTCAGCGGCAACATGCTCAccggcgccatcccgcgggggctgctgcacgggAGCTTCAGGTTCTTGCTCCTTTCCAACAACCAGCTCACCGGGGAGATACCGGCGGActacggcgacggcgacgtcgACACGCTCGACCTCTCGCACAACTGGTTCACCGGCGACCCGTCGCCGTTCCTGTTCGACATCACGAAGCCGACCGTCAAGATCGACCTGTCGTGGAACGAGCTCGAGTTCGACATGACGGAGGTCAGGTTCCCTCACCACCTCAGGTTCCTGGACCTGAGCCACAACAGGATCAGGGGAGGTGTGGCCAAGTCGCTGATGGACGTCAAGCTCGAGCACTTCGACGTCAGCTACAACGACCTCTGCGGCGAGATCCCGGCGGGGCGGTTCATGTCGGAGCACGGGGCTGATTGCTACGCGCACAACAAGTGCCTGTGCGGCACGCCGCTGCCTCCCTGCAACAGCACGGGCATGTCGTCATGATTCGCAGTTCAGGTTTATGCGTGAATGATCATATCAGTGGTCTTTGTTATCTGAACCATGAAGTTACAACGATCAGTTCGTTGGCAAGATCTTCACGAGGGGCTAGGGTGCTGGTCTGCACGTACAGCGACTGATCCACTGAACACCTCTCCCCGTCGTTGAGAACTGTTCCACGTAGCAGCAGTGCAGCACGGATGGGGACGAAGCCGATGGTGTGACACAGGCCTAACCTTGTGACGAcgctcaaaatttaaaattagacaatatatataatcgtatttatcaaaatac
It encodes:
- the LOC133902364 gene encoding polygalacturonase inhibitor 1-like gives rise to the protein MSRAPLCSMLLLSLLLLFSAYNAPSSAMDCNPDDRDALLMVKAELGHPVRLSSWLPSTNCCAWDPAVFCNQAGRITGLALFSLGAVSTPVPTALGELTALEILQVDSVPGLSGPIPASFGNLTRLLDLDINGTSISGPVPSFLAGATNLSTLVIANSKLAGPIPGSLASLPNLRYVDLSGNMLTGAIPRGLLHGSFRFLLLSNNQLTGEIPADYGDGDVDTLDLSHNWFTGDPSPFLFDITKPTVKIDLSWNELEFDMTEVRFPHHLRFLDLSHNRIRGGVAKSLMDVKLEHFDVSYNDLCGEIPAGRFMSEHGADCYAHNKCLCGTPLPPCNSTGMSS